In a single window of the Desulfovibrio mangrovi genome:
- a CDS encoding acyl-[acyl-carrier-protein] thioesterase yields the protein MTVSGTETLPVRCYEVGVTGVATPTTFADYFQEAASNNARDLGFPGERLWAEGVAWVLTRLSITVDRYPAAGETITLRTWPSTHDRTVAMRCYEAFDAQGNLLASGTSAWTVIDFSTRRMAPIPDFVTDEYPKNQPPCQAFATRAVPKLREVAHNAPVLTRKADLDMNGHVNNARYTDWVLESVPESFSATHEPSLVDITFRAECGAGTPLVSACSDPASRETLHSVTLEDGTELCRARVIWRERSAVNMNGIPAAFANGSRK from the coding sequence ATGACCGTATCCGGCACAGAAACGCTGCCTGTGCGCTGCTATGAAGTAGGCGTGACAGGCGTTGCCACCCCCACCACCTTTGCTGACTATTTTCAGGAAGCGGCCTCCAACAACGCCCGTGATCTCGGCTTTCCCGGCGAGCGGCTGTGGGCCGAAGGAGTCGCATGGGTGCTGACCAGACTCTCCATCACGGTAGACCGCTATCCCGCCGCAGGCGAGACCATAACCCTGCGCACGTGGCCCTCCACCCACGACCGCACGGTGGCCATGCGCTGCTATGAAGCCTTCGACGCGCAAGGCAACCTGCTCGCCTCCGGCACCAGCGCATGGACGGTCATCGACTTTTCCACCCGCCGCATGGCCCCCATTCCAGACTTCGTGACTGACGAGTACCCCAAGAACCAGCCCCCCTGTCAGGCATTTGCAACCCGTGCGGTGCCCAAACTGCGCGAGGTAGCCCACAACGCCCCCGTGCTCACCCGCAAGGCCGATCTGGACATGAACGGACACGTCAACAACGCCCGCTATACGGACTGGGTGCTGGAATCGGTACCGGAGTCCTTCTCGGCTACGCATGAACCATCGCTGGTGGACATCACCTTTCGTGCCGAATGCGGTGCGGGAACCCCGCTGGTTTCCGCCTGCTCCGATCCCGCATCACGCGAGACTCTGCATTCCGTCACGCTTGAGGACGGCACGGAACTGTGCCGTGCGCGCGTGATCTGGCGGGAACGCTCCGCAGTCAACATGAACGGCATTCCCGCAGCCTTTGCAAACGGAAGCCGGAAATGA
- a CDS encoding ABC transporter permease: MSTAASMLHTLFGGLKIALQALATHKLRTALAMLGVFLGALALTGVMHVSKAMVQKAEEETAKLGPNLFVAMSGKVRFVHSGSVRFGSETTTFTLADAEALISGVPQVRVGVPFVRKNMPVRFQRTTTTAQLVATAPAYTAVRSVAPATGRFISRNDVETRAKVCVLGKTIAEKLFGKPELALGQTVFFYRAGLEVIGVMEEKGRDLSGTDQDEQVFVPVTTYMRRMSNQDYISGVYMTLYDGADTTAAKAETKALLRARHQITDPARDDFAVLTASDAAILQTQALDLVWTLGVMSSGISFMVGSLGILSIMILLVRSRRLEIGIRRAVGAKRRSIVLQFLLEAGLMSGTGGLLGVCGALLCVTVVYRIGNFPYVYDPLLIAMSCGASVLFGLIAGAYPAWKASRVEVLDVLRSHET, translated from the coding sequence ATGAGCACCGCCGCTTCCATGCTGCACACCCTGTTCGGCGGCCTGAAAATCGCCCTGCAGGCGCTTGCCACCCACAAGTTGCGCACGGCCCTTGCCATGCTCGGTGTATTCCTCGGCGCACTGGCCCTTACCGGCGTCATGCATGTTTCCAAGGCCATGGTACAAAAGGCGGAAGAAGAGACCGCCAAGCTCGGCCCCAACCTGTTTGTAGCCATGTCCGGCAAGGTGCGCTTCGTCCATAGCGGCTCCGTCCGCTTCGGCAGCGAAACCACCACATTCACCCTCGCCGATGCAGAAGCCCTGATCAGCGGCGTACCGCAGGTACGCGTCGGCGTTCCCTTTGTAAGAAAGAACATGCCGGTTCGCTTTCAGCGCACCACGACCACAGCCCAGCTTGTGGCCACGGCTCCCGCGTATACCGCTGTACGCTCCGTAGCTCCGGCCACTGGCCGCTTTATTTCGCGGAATGACGTGGAGACACGGGCCAAGGTTTGCGTACTGGGCAAGACCATTGCGGAAAAGCTCTTCGGCAAGCCCGAGCTGGCATTGGGGCAAACCGTATTTTTCTACCGCGCGGGCCTCGAAGTGATAGGCGTCATGGAAGAGAAGGGCCGCGACCTTTCCGGCACCGATCAGGACGAGCAGGTATTCGTCCCCGTCACCACCTACATGCGGCGCATGAGCAATCAGGATTACATCTCCGGCGTCTACATGACCCTGTACGACGGCGCGGATACGACGGCCGCCAAGGCTGAGACAAAAGCCCTGCTCCGTGCACGGCACCAGATAACCGATCCAGCCCGCGACGATTTCGCCGTGCTCACGGCCAGTGACGCGGCCATACTGCAGACTCAGGCTCTGGACCTCGTGTGGACACTGGGCGTCATGAGTTCCGGCATTTCCTTCATGGTGGGCAGCCTCGGCATTCTGTCCATCATGATCCTGCTGGTACGCTCACGCAGGCTGGAGATAGGCATACGCCGCGCCGTGGGAGCCAAACGCCGTTCCATCGTGCTGCAATTTCTTCTGGAAGCCGGTCTCATGTCTGGCACTGGCGGCCTTCTTGGTGTATGCGGAGCTCTGCTCTGCGTGACCGTGGTATATCGCATAGGCAACTTCCCCTATGTATATGACCCGCTGCTGATTGCCATGTCCTGCGGCGCTTCCGTCCTGTTCGGTCTCATTGCCGGAGCCTATCCGGCATGGAAGGCTTCCCGCGTGGAAGTGCTGGACGTGCTGCGCAGCCACGAAACCTGA
- a CDS encoding ABC transporter permease encodes MKTPQTATTFRTGLRQRLRLFWRIQGMALNVLWAYKLRSVFVITAIALGIASLTVIIAAHDGANRKADEITQSFGPDALLILGGDIINRAVGQRFKTLTWDDAERIRQSLPGTYLVVPMQVSGATSISHGNKKWDIGNTIGATENYGESWNWPLAEGRDLSAGDVEMGARVCLLGETVAKELFGNASPVGKSVFLNRIPFTVAGKLTPRGIAGGGANLDDRVIIPLTTMVQRFGVDRRYFRALRIKFHDAEHMEDNIINLESLLRHLHGLREGEPNDFTILSAAEVQKFLAMIKGGLTIFLGITAAAAILVGGFVLANLFYLSVSERTREIGLRRAMGADRQAIVTQFLIEAVALTVLGAVVGVFLGLAMGQMLARLGLIEIRLSWKIFSYAMLSATLVGVIFGLRPARHAADMDPIRALRGGD; translated from the coding sequence ATGAAGACTCCGCAAACCGCCACAACCTTCCGCACCGGACTCCGCCAGCGTCTGCGCCTCTTCTGGCGCATACAGGGCATGGCCCTGAACGTGCTGTGGGCCTACAAGCTGCGCTCAGTCTTCGTCATCACGGCCATTGCGCTGGGTATCGCCTCGCTCACGGTCATCATCGCCGCCCATGACGGTGCCAACCGCAAAGCGGACGAAATCACGCAGTCATTCGGGCCGGACGCCCTGCTCATTCTTGGCGGCGACATAATCAATCGGGCAGTGGGCCAGCGTTTCAAGACACTCACGTGGGATGACGCGGAACGCATCCGTCAGTCACTGCCGGGCACCTATCTTGTTGTCCCCATGCAGGTATCGGGAGCAACAAGCATCAGCCACGGCAACAAAAAGTGGGATATTGGAAACACCATCGGCGCCACGGAGAACTACGGGGAATCGTGGAACTGGCCCCTTGCCGAAGGCCGTGACCTTTCCGCCGGAGACGTTGAGATGGGCGCCCGTGTCTGCCTTCTGGGCGAGACCGTGGCAAAGGAACTGTTCGGCAACGCCAGCCCCGTAGGCAAAAGCGTCTTTCTGAACCGAATTCCCTTCACCGTAGCAGGCAAACTCACCCCACGCGGCATTGCCGGAGGCGGGGCCAATCTGGATGACCGCGTCATCATCCCCCTGACCACCATGGTTCAACGCTTCGGCGTGGACCGCCGCTACTTCCGCGCCCTGCGCATCAAATTCCATGACGCCGAACACATGGAAGACAACATCATCAATCTGGAGAGCCTGCTCCGCCACCTGCACGGGTTGCGGGAAGGCGAGCCCAACGACTTCACCATCCTTTCCGCCGCCGAGGTGCAGAAATTTCTCGCCATGATCAAGGGCGGACTGACCATATTTCTCGGCATTACGGCTGCCGCCGCCATTCTGGTAGGCGGCTTCGTGCTGGCCAACCTCTTCTACCTCTCCGTGTCCGAACGCACGCGCGAAATCGGCCTGCGCCGCGCCATGGGAGCCGACAGGCAGGCCATTGTCACCCAGTTTCTCATTGAAGCCGTGGCGCTGACAGTGCTCGGAGCCGTGGTGGGCGTTTTTCTGGGCCTTGCCATGGGCCAGATGCTGGCCCGGCTCGGCCTCATCGAAATCCGCCTGTCGTGGAAGATCTTCAGCTACGCGATGCTCTCCGCCACGCTGGTGGGCGTTATTTTCGGGCTGCGGCCCGCGCGACATGCCGCCGACATGGACCCCATACGTGCCCTGCGGGGAGGCGATTAG